Proteins encoded together in one Hevea brasiliensis isolate MT/VB/25A 57/8 chromosome 16, ASM3005281v1, whole genome shotgun sequence window:
- the LOC110672069 gene encoding zinc finger protein ZAT4 translates to MEKHKCKLCTRTFANGRALGGHMKAHLATLPLPPKTTLTTQQQLGDRTESASSSYSSSGAQREREIKNREVEEKALVYGLRENPKKSFRFADPEFSFAVDAGSLVQDRESETESRNPTRIRSKRTRKSGFAENQKQNFDIKKLKLKNPSSVEAPAEPEPVSSVSDTSPEEDVAMCLMMLSRDVWMRNNEEEDQEQGKDGERSTGMMLQEAEEIKVSKIRGKLRCEKCMKLFRSSQALGTHKRICSLNGTELRNNEGNERIFECPYCFKVFGSGQALGGHKRSHLMGTSTPSAAENSVKLDNNLIDLNLPAPTEDDDFSVVSDA, encoded by the coding sequence ATGGAGAAGCACAAATGCAAGCTCTGCACTAGAACTTTCGCTAATGGCAGAGCTTTGGGTGGTCACATGAAGGCCCACTTAGCCACCCTCCCTCTCCCTCCAAAGACCACGTTGACGACCCAGCAGCAACTTGGGGACCGTACTGAGTCGGCATCGTCGTCGTATTCTTCCTCTGGTGCACAACGGGAACGAGAAATCAAGAACAGAGAAGTTGAAGAGAAGGCTTTGGTTTATGGGTTGAGAGAGAATCCCAAGAAGAGTTTCAGGTTCGCAGATCCTGAGTTCTCTTTTGCTGTTGATGCTGGGTCTCTTGTTCAAGATAGAGAAAGCGAGACCGAGTCAAGAAATCCAACTCGTATACGATCCAAGAGGACCCGGAAATCAGGTTTTGCAGAGAATCAGAAGCAGAATTTCGATATCAAGAAACTGAAGTTGAAGAATCCAAGTTCGGTGGAGGCGCCGGCGGAACCAGAACCGGTAAGCTCCGTGTCTGACACTTCCCCCGAAGAAGATGTTGCCATGTGTCTTATGATGCTTTCAAGAGATGTTTGGATGAGAAACAACGAAgaagaagatcaggaacaaggtAAAGATGGGGAAAGATCAACTGGCATGATGTTGCAAGAGGCAGAGGAGATCAAAGTGAGCAAGATTCGCGGGAAGTTGAGATGTGAAAAATGTATGAAACTGTTTCGATCTTCACAGGCATTGGGAACCCATAAGAGGATTTGCTCTCTAAATGGAACAGAGCTAAGAAACAATGAAGGTAACGAAAGAATTTTCGAGTGTCCATATTGCTTCAAGGTGTTTGGTTCGGGACAAGCACTTGGCGGACACAAAAGATCGCATCTTATGGGCACTTCAACTCCAAGTGCTGCTGAAAATTCTGTTAAACTCGACAACAATCTGATAGATCTTAACTTGCCAGCTCCAACGGAAGATGATGACTTTAGTGTGGTGTCTGATGCCTAA